One segment of Fusobacterium massiliense DNA contains the following:
- a CDS encoding helix-turn-helix domain-containing protein yields MTIGEKLKKTRNDKGMSLRELATKVELSASFLSQIEQGKASPSIENLKKIAHTLDVRISYLIEDEEDDIRNIEFIKKENMKFLESKDSNIKMCIPLSNSKEKNMEPIIYEIGIDGESGREFYSHGGEEYIYIVSGELEVYVANKKYKMSAGDSLYFKSSLKHRFKNVSKKEVKALWVVSPPTF; encoded by the coding sequence ATGACAATAGGTGAGAAATTAAAGAAAACTAGGAACGATAAAGGAATGTCACTTAGAGAACTTGCAACTAAAGTGGAATTATCTGCAAGTTTTTTATCACAAATTGAACAAGGAAAAGCTTCACCATCAATAGAAAATTTAAAAAAGATAGCACATACACTTGATGTTAGAATTAGTTATCTTATAGAAGATGAAGAAGATGATATAAGGAATATCGAATTTATAAAAAAAGAAAATATGAAATTTTTAGAAAGCAAAGACTCTAATATAAAAATGTGTATACCACTATCAAATAGCAAGGAAAAAAATATGGAACCTATAATTTATGAAATAGGAATCGATGGAGAAAGTGGTAGAGAATTTTATAGCCATGGTGGAGAAGAATATATCTATATAGTAAGTGGTGAATTAGAAGTTTATGTAGCAAATAAAAAATATAAAATGAGTGCTGGGGACAGTTTGTATTTTAAATCTAGTTTAAAGCATAGATTTAAAAATGTTTCAAAAAAAGAAGTAAAAGCACTGTGGGTGGTTAGTCCACCAACATTTTAA
- a CDS encoding CinA family nicotinamide mononucleotide deamidase-related protein — protein MKAAILLVGTELLNGATVDTNSIYIAEELNKYGIEIEYKLIARDVIGEIKKSLTFLRKNVDLIITTGGLGPTDDDITKDAIAKFLKKKLIIEEKDKNELLKKYKKVKITRSNLKEVEKPEGAIMFSNDVGMAPAVYIDGIVSFPGFPNELKNMFPKFLKYYAKENNLKSQIYIKDIITYGIGESILENKVKDLFTEDGIFYEFLVKDYGTLIRLQTDSKNKKNVEKIVKKLYNRISDYIIGEDTDRIEASICKILRDNKLLISTAESCTGGMIASKLIGVPGISETYKEGIVCYSNETKIEKLGVKAKTLEKFGAVSEEVAREMLLGLNTEVAISTTGIAGPDGGTKEKPVGLVYIGIKVGNDIQIFRKELNGDRNKIRQRATMHALYNLLKILSKRYGK, from the coding sequence ATGAAAGCTGCAATATTACTTGTAGGAACAGAATTGTTAAATGGAGCTACAGTGGACACTAACAGTATTTACATAGCTGAAGAGTTAAATAAATATGGGATAGAAATAGAGTATAAACTCATTGCAAGAGATGTTATTGGAGAAATAAAAAAATCTTTAACTTTTTTGAGAAAAAATGTAGACCTTATTATAACAACTGGAGGCTTAGGGCCAACAGATGATGATATCACAAAAGATGCTATAGCAAAATTTTTGAAAAAAAAGCTAATTATTGAAGAGAAAGATAAAAATGAATTATTAAAAAAATATAAAAAAGTTAAGATTACTCGTTCAAATTTAAAAGAAGTAGAAAAACCTGAGGGAGCAATAATGTTTTCAAATGATGTTGGTATGGCTCCGGCAGTTTATATCGATGGTATAGTTTCTTTTCCTGGATTTCCAAATGAGTTAAAAAATATGTTTCCTAAATTTTTAAAATATTATGCTAAGGAAAATAATTTAAAAAGCCAAATTTATATTAAAGATATTATTACATACGGTATAGGAGAAAGTATTTTAGAAAATAAAGTAAAAGATTTATTTACAGAAGATGGAATTTTTTATGAATTTTTAGTAAAAGACTATGGAACCTTGATTAGACTACAAACAGATAGTAAAAATAAAAAGAATGTGGAAAAAATTGTAAAAAAATTATATAATAGAATATCTGACTATATTATTGGAGAGGATACAGATAGAATAGAAGCTTCTATTTGTAAAATTTTAAGAGATAATAAGTTATTGATTTCAACAGCTGAATCTTGTACAGGTGGGATGATAGCAAGTAAATTAATAGGAGTTCCAGGAATTTCTGAAACTTATAAAGAGGGAATAGTTTGCTATAGCAATGAAACAAAAATAGAAAAACTTGGAGTAAAAGCTAAAACCTTAGAAAAATTTGGAGCTGTCAGTGAAGAAGTAGCAAGAGAAATGTTGCTTGGGTTAAATACCGAAGTAGCAATATCCACAACAGGAATTGCAGGACCTGATGGTGGAACAAAAGAAAAACCAGTAGGCTTAGTCTACATTGGAATAAAAGTAGGGAATGATATACAAATTTTTAGAAAGGAATTAAATGGAGATAGGAATAAAATAAGACAGAGAGCAACAATGCATGCACTGTATAATTTATTAAAAATATTAAGTAAAAGGTACGGTAAATAA
- a CDS encoding phosphatidylglycerophosphatase A family protein, which translates to MSDKNYKLIRNLGTWFGLGDIPFMPGTFGTLGGIPIFIFLTYIKRFFMNITLYNSFYLIFLVTFFAISVYVADICEKEIFKKEDPQSVVIDEVLGFLTTLFLINPVGVKETMISMGLAFIIFRILDITKIGPIYKSQSFGNGVGVVLDDFLAGIIGNFILVFIWTRFF; encoded by the coding sequence ATGTCTGACAAAAATTATAAGTTAATTAGAAACTTAGGGACTTGGTTTGGTTTAGGAGATATTCCATTTATGCCAGGTACTTTTGGAACTTTAGGTGGAATACCAATTTTTATTTTTTTAACATATATAAAAAGATTTTTTATGAATATAACTTTGTATAATTCTTTTTATTTGATTTTCCTTGTAACTTTTTTTGCTATATCAGTTTATGTGGCTGATATATGTGAAAAAGAAATATTTAAAAAAGAAGACCCACAGTCTGTAGTTATAGATGAAGTTTTAGGTTTTCTAACAACATTATTTTTAATTAATCCAGTTGGAGTAAAAGAGACGATGATTTCTATGGGACTAGCTTTTATTATTTTTAGAATACTAGATATAACAAAGATAGGACCTATTTATAAATCTCAAAGTTTTGGAAATGGTGTAGGTGTTGTTTTAGATGATTTTTTAGCAGGAATTATAGGAAATTTTATTCTAGTTTTTATTTGGACAAGATTTTTTTAA
- a CDS encoding peptidase U32 family protein, which yields MKIVAPAGNMERFYSAISATADEIYLGLKGFGARRNADNFTVEEIKEALDYAHLRGSRIFLTLNTIMTNREIELLYPTLKDLYNHGLDAIIVQDIGYAKYLHENFPNIEIHGSTQMTIGNYHEINYLKELGFKRIVLPRELSFEEIKTIRENTDMELEVFVSGSLCISVSGNCYMSSFVGGRSGNRGMCAQPCRKEYKTSCGEKSYFLSPKDQLYGFDEIQKLKEIGVESIKLEGRMKDVNYVFETVSYFRNLIKGIKTEENTSKLFNRGYEKGFFYGDNKNIMNRNFSYNMGEKIGTVVGKNILLDTEIISGDGITFVSKDYTSLGGTYIGRINVLSVNEERKIAYKDEKIILNYPEGTKYIFRNYNKKLNDIVSKNLKISDKKLAINFKILAKLEQKIELLAFIKDEYENKLLEVKEISEISPQLAQKRATTEEDIISKLSEIGDSEFSIDNIELDIDKNIFIPLSELKTLKRNIVDKFRESLISFYRRNLDDDLKKLGKNYYNIEIEKDEPKKLEIRCIVSNDEQENYLKEVQDNFSIKSIYRRTYDLAKQSNLKKHNLDNKLASNFYELLENNNSDVMLNWNLNIVNSYTIKVLENINKLESFIISPEINFSKIRTLGKTRLKKALLIYSKLKGMTIDVDLNNSEDITITNKENDNFIIKRNEYGTELFLEKALNIINIMEDIEKMNVDIVVLEFTTEKIEEISKILKQLKTKKGVYREYNYKRGVY from the coding sequence ATGAAAATTGTAGCACCAGCTGGAAATATGGAAAGATTTTACTCGGCTATTAGTGCCACAGCTGATGAAATATATTTAGGGTTAAAAGGGTTTGGGGCAAGAAGAAATGCAGATAATTTTACTGTAGAAGAAATAAAAGAAGCACTTGATTATGCTCATCTAAGAGGAAGTAGAATTTTTTTAACTTTAAATACTATTATGACAAATAGAGAAATAGAGCTTTTATATCCAACATTAAAAGATTTATATAATCATGGTCTAGATGCAATAATTGTTCAAGATATAGGTTATGCAAAGTATTTACATGAAAATTTTCCAAATATAGAAATTCATGGAAGTACTCAAATGACAATAGGAAATTATCATGAAATAAATTATTTAAAAGAACTTGGCTTTAAAAGAATAGTTTTACCTAGAGAATTGAGTTTTGAAGAAATAAAAACTATCAGAGAAAATACAGATATGGAACTTGAGGTTTTTGTTTCTGGTTCACTTTGTATTTCTGTTTCTGGAAACTGCTATATGAGTAGTTTTGTTGGTGGAAGAAGTGGAAATAGAGGAATGTGTGCTCAACCTTGTAGAAAAGAATATAAAACAAGTTGTGGAGAAAAATCATATTTTTTAAGCCCTAAAGACCAATTATATGGCTTTGATGAAATTCAAAAATTAAAAGAAATTGGAGTTGAAAGTATAAAACTTGAGGGTAGAATGAAAGATGTTAATTATGTTTTTGAAACAGTAAGCTATTTTAGAAATCTAATTAAAGGTATAAAAACAGAAGAAAATACTTCTAAGTTATTTAATAGAGGTTATGAAAAAGGCTTTTTTTATGGAGATAATAAAAATATTATGAATAGGAATTTTTCCTACAATATGGGAGAAAAAATAGGAACTGTTGTTGGAAAAAATATATTATTAGACACAGAAATTATTTCTGGAGATGGAATTACTTTTGTTTCAAAAGATTATACGAGTTTAGGGGGAACATATATTGGAAGAATAAATGTTCTATCTGTGAATGAAGAAAGAAAAATTGCTTATAAAGATGAAAAAATTATATTAAATTATCCCGAAGGAACGAAGTATATTTTTAGAAATTACAACAAAAAATTAAATGATATTGTCAGTAAAAATTTAAAAATATCTGATAAAAAATTAGCTATAAATTTCAAAATATTAGCAAAATTGGAGCAAAAAATTGAACTTTTAGCTTTTATAAAAGATGAATATGAAAATAAACTTTTAGAAGTAAAAGAAATATCAGAAATAAGTCCACAATTAGCACAAAAAAGAGCTACAACTGAAGAAGATATTATTAGTAAGTTATCTGAAATAGGAGATAGTGAATTTTCAATCGACAACATTGAATTAGATATTGATAAAAATATCTTTATTCCCTTGTCAGAATTGAAGACTTTAAAAAGAAATATAGTTGATAAATTTAGAGAAAGTTTAATTTCTTTTTATAGAAGAAATTTAGATGATGATTTGAAGAAGTTAGGAAAGAATTATTACAATATAGAGATTGAAAAAGATGAGCCTAAAAAACTTGAAATAAGATGTATAGTTAGCAATGATGAGCAGGAAAATTATTTAAAAGAAGTTCAAGATAATTTTTCAATAAAATCTATTTACAGAAGGACTTATGATTTAGCTAAACAATCTAATTTAAAAAAACATAACTTAGATAATAAATTAGCATCTAATTTTTATGAATTATTAGAAAATAATAACTCAGATGTTATGTTGAATTGGAATTTAAATATAGTGAATAGCTATACTATAAAAGTTTTAGAAAATATAAATAAATTGGAAAGTTTTATTATTTCTCCTGAAATAAATTTTTCAAAAATTAGAACTTTAGGAAAAACTAGATTAAAAAAAGCTCTTTTAATCTATTCTAAGCTTAAAGGAATGACTATTGATGTAGATTTAAATAATTCAGAAGATATAACTATAACTAATAAAGAAAACGATAATTTTATCATTAAAAGAAATGAATATGGAACAGAGCTATTTTTAGAAAAAGCATTAAATATTATAAATATAATGGAAGATATTGAAAAAATGAATGTAGATATAGTAGTTCTTGAATTTACGACTGAAAAAATCGAAGAAATTTCTAAAATTTTAAAGCAATTAAAAACAAAAAAAGGAGTTTATAGAGAATATAATTATAAAAGAGGGGTATATTAA
- the coaE gene encoding dephospho-CoA kinase (Dephospho-CoA kinase (CoaE) performs the final step in coenzyme A biosynthesis.), producing MIIGLTGGIASGKSTVSKYLKEKGYQIFDADKIAKDLTNEDNIKNKIVEKFGSNILDNNFSLDRKKMKEIVFNDKSKLKLLNDIIHPEVFEFYKKAKENNKENKILIFDVPLLFESGIDSLCDKILVVISDHKIQIERIIERDKIDKTLATNIINSQITNKERIKKADIVIENNGSLEELYEKIERVCESI from the coding sequence GTGATAATAGGATTAACTGGAGGAATAGCAAGTGGTAAAAGTACTGTGTCTAAGTATTTGAAAGAAAAAGGATATCAAATTTTTGATGCAGATAAGATTGCTAAAGATTTAACTAACGAAGATAATATAAAAAATAAAATAGTGGAAAAATTTGGTTCAAATATTTTGGATAATAATTTTTCTTTAGATAGAAAAAAAATGAAAGAAATAGTATTTAATGATAAAAGTAAATTAAAGCTATTAAATGATATTATTCACCCAGAAGTTTTTGAATTTTATAAAAAGGCTAAAGAGAATAATAAAGAAAATAAAATTCTTATTTTTGATGTGCCCTTACTTTTTGAAAGTGGAATAGACAGTTTATGTGATAAAATATTAGTTGTTATTTCTGACCATAAAATTCAGATAGAAAGAATAATTGAAAGGGATAAAATAGATAAAACTTTGGCAACGAATATTATCAATTCTCAAATAACGAATAAAGAAAGAATAAAAAAAGCAGACATTGTAATAGAGAATAACGGTTCTCTTGAAGAGTTATATGAAAAAATAGAAAGGGTTTGTGAAAGTATATGA
- a CDS encoding DUF4234 domain-containing protein codes for MKQRNIAMAIIFSFLTCGIYFIIWLWCLNNELRTANNKNLNSGTNFLLSFITCGIYSLVWMYKLGDEVEDAGGKNEGVVYLILSLFGFMLISVALAQHQVNKICQKNQN; via the coding sequence ATGAAACAACGAAATATTGCCATGGCTATTATCTTTTCATTTTTAACTTGTGGAATTTATTTTATTATTTGGTTATGGTGCTTAAATAATGAATTAAGAACAGCAAACAATAAAAATTTAAACTCAGGAACTAATTTTTTATTGTCTTTTATAACTTGTGGAATTTATTCTCTTGTTTGGATGTATAAATTAGGTGATGAAGTTGAAGATGCTGGTGGTAAAAACGAAGGAGTTGTTTACTTAATTTTATCTTTATTTGGTTTCATGTTAATATCTGTTGCATTAGCTCAACATCAAGTGAATAAAATATGCCAAAAAAATCAAAATTAA
- a CDS encoding DUF2752 domain-containing protein: MPKKSKLILIFIGIALISFFVNIKFKGHSICLFYNIFGLPCPSCGMTRSYLHLFHLDFKGAFHFHPLFWAVPFLLIFYKNKKIFYTISAIFIVVWIVRLFLFFPTTPPLDFNDNAIFPRIYRMFK; the protein is encoded by the coding sequence ATGCCAAAAAAATCAAAATTAATATTAATTTTCATAGGGATAGCTTTAATTAGTTTTTTTGTAAATATAAAATTTAAAGGGCATAGTATTTGCCTATTCTATAATATTTTTGGACTACCTTGCCCCAGTTGTGGAATGACTAGATCTTATTTACATCTGTTCCATTTAGATTTTAAAGGAGCTTTTCATTTTCACCCTTTATTTTGGGCTGTTCCCTTTTTATTAATATTTTATAAAAACAAAAAGATTTTTTATACTATTAGTGCAATTTTTATAGTAGTTTGGATAGTTAGACTTTTTTTGTTTTTTCCAACTACTCCACCTTTGGATTTTAATGATAACGCAATTTTTCCTAGAATTTATAGAATGTTTAAATAA
- a CDS encoding NCS2 family permease — protein MIEKLRGYFQFEEYETNFKKEIIAGTTNFLTMAYILGVNTIILSSAGMDFNSVFLATAISSAIACFVMGLIANAPLGLAPGMGSNSFFTFIVVKLYGYSYQEALAMVFVSGSLFLLLSATGIRDKIINSIPENLKQSIGAGTGFFIALIGLVKAGIAVSHPATLITLGNFRNPTVLLAVFGLLITIILMSRKIDAAVFFGLLITAIVGIVLGNFGVEGMPKFSNEIIKVNTSLNHFGDFFIGLKSLVAKPKSIFLIFTFFFVDFFDTAGTLVAITNKITSKTGKNYEMKKMLFSDAIGTVLGAVLGTSTVTTLTESTSGVAAGGRTGVTAIVTGIWFLIASIFTPLVAIASPIMINGMSFEPVIAPSLICVGILMATQLSSIDWHDFTAASAGFVTIMIMIVGYSIPDGIAAGFIVYVFSKIFTKNVKDITPSVWAMFVLFVLHFALK, from the coding sequence ATGATAGAAAAATTAAGAGGTTATTTTCAATTTGAAGAATATGAAACTAATTTCAAAAAAGAAATAATAGCAGGAACAACAAATTTTTTGACTATGGCTTATATTTTAGGAGTGAATACTATTATATTAAGTTCAGCTGGAATGGATTTTAATTCAGTGTTTTTAGCAACAGCAATTTCATCAGCTATTGCATGTTTTGTAATGGGACTTATTGCAAATGCTCCACTAGGTTTAGCTCCAGGAATGGGTTCAAATTCATTTTTTACTTTTATAGTTGTAAAGTTATATGGTTATTCTTATCAAGAAGCTTTAGCAATGGTCTTTGTATCAGGAAGTTTGTTTCTTTTGCTTTCTGCAACAGGAATAAGAGATAAAATTATAAATTCTATTCCAGAAAATTTAAAACAGAGTATAGGAGCTGGGACAGGTTTTTTTATAGCACTAATAGGACTTGTTAAAGCTGGAATAGCAGTATCACATCCGGCAACACTTATAACATTGGGAAATTTTAGAAATCCTACTGTGCTTCTTGCAGTTTTTGGTTTACTTATTACTATAATTTTAATGAGTAGAAAAATAGATGCAGCTGTGTTTTTTGGTCTTTTAATTACTGCTATTGTTGGTATAGTATTAGGTAATTTTGGTGTTGAAGGAATGCCTAAGTTTTCAAATGAAATTATAAAAGTAAATACTTCTTTAAATCATTTCGGAGATTTTTTTATAGGTTTAAAAAGTTTGGTGGCAAAACCTAAATCAATTTTTCTAATTTTTACATTCTTCTTTGTAGATTTCTTTGATACTGCTGGAACTTTAGTTGCAATTACAAATAAAATAACATCAAAAACTGGTAAAAATTATGAAATGAAAAAAATGTTATTTTCAGATGCTATAGGAACAGTTTTAGGAGCTGTACTAGGAACTTCTACAGTTACAACATTAACAGAATCTACAAGTGGAGTAGCTGCTGGAGGAAGAACAGGAGTTACAGCAATAGTAACTGGTATTTGGTTTTTAATAGCTTCAATTTTTACACCACTTGTTGCAATAGCTTCCCCAATAATGATAAATGGAATGTCTTTTGAACCTGTTATTGCACCATCTCTTATATGTGTTGGAATACTTATGGCAACACAACTTTCAAGTATAGATTGGCACGATTTTACAGCTGCTTCAGCTGGGTTTGTAACAATAATGATAATGATAGTTGGATACTCTATTCCTGATGGTATTGCTGCAGGTTTTATAGTGTATGTTTTTTCAAAAATCTTTACAAAAAATGTAAAAGACATTACCCCAAGTGTATGGGCAATGTTTGTATTATTTGTTTTACATTTTGCATTGAAATAA
- a CDS encoding DUF1576 domain-containing protein, which produces MDNLNEDRIKNIEILTVTLSIIILFFFASYIIGERENVFLGLFNIITSPAILITDFIQVGGIGAAFLNALLIFLFNYFLIKIFKVKITGMVIAMFFTVFGFSFFGKNILNILPFYLGGILYSIYTSTEFSENIVPVAFSSALAPFVSSVAFYGEVTYETSYINAVLIGVLIGFIVVPLAKSLYDFHEGYDLYNLGFTAGILGSVIIGVLKMYHFEIIPQYVVSTEYDEPLKIICSLTFLSLIIIGFFINNSSFSGFFNLLKDDGYKSDFTKKYGYGLTFINMGLMGLTGMLYVIFTKQTFNGPILAGLFTVVGFSAYGKTWFNTIPILVGVTLASLGSKGTDFTIALSGLFGTSLAPISGTFGPVAGIIAGWLHLAVVQNVGLVHGGLNLYNNGFSAGIVAGFLLPIFNMITDNKNLRKINTQKRHMKFLKAVQNTIEKKLEEEQKKEEEI; this is translated from the coding sequence ATGGACAATTTAAATGAGGATAGAATAAAAAATATAGAGATACTTACTGTAACTCTTTCTATAATAATTTTATTCTTTTTCGCTTCATATATTATAGGTGAAAGAGAAAATGTGTTTTTAGGTCTATTTAATATAATAACATCTCCAGCAATATTAATAACAGATTTTATTCAAGTTGGAGGAATAGGGGCAGCTTTTTTAAATGCTCTCTTAATTTTTCTTTTTAATTATTTTTTAATAAAAATTTTTAAAGTAAAAATTACAGGTATGGTTATTGCCATGTTTTTCACTGTTTTTGGATTTTCTTTCTTTGGAAAAAATATCTTAAATATTTTGCCTTTTTATTTAGGTGGAATTTTATATAGTATTTATACTTCAACAGAGTTTTCAGAAAATATAGTTCCTGTAGCTTTTTCAAGTGCTCTAGCTCCCTTTGTAAGTAGTGTTGCTTTCTATGGAGAAGTTACTTATGAAACTTCTTATATTAATGCAGTCTTAATAGGAGTATTGATAGGATTTATAGTCGTTCCTCTAGCAAAAAGTTTATACGATTTTCACGAAGGTTATGATTTATATAATCTAGGATTTACTGCTGGAATTTTAGGTTCTGTTATAATTGGAGTTTTAAAAATGTATCATTTTGAAATTATTCCTCAGTATGTTGTATCCACTGAATACGATGAACCATTAAAAATAATATGTTCACTTACTTTTCTATCTTTAATTATCATAGGTTTTTTTATAAATAACAGTTCATTTTCCGGCTTCTTTAATTTATTAAAAGATGATGGATATAAATCAGATTTTACTAAAAAATATGGTTACGGACTAACATTTATAAATATGGGATTAATGGGACTTACTGGAATGCTTTATGTTATTTTCACAAAGCAAACTTTTAATGGCCCTATACTTGCCGGATTATTTACAGTTGTTGGTTTCTCTGCTTATGGAAAAACTTGGTTTAATACTATTCCCATTTTAGTTGGAGTTACTCTTGCTAGTTTGGGTTCTAAGGGAACAGACTTTACAATAGCATTATCAGGACTCTTTGGTACATCTCTAGCTCCTATTTCCGGTACTTTTGGACCAGTTGCTGGAATTATAGCTGGTTGGCTTCATTTAGCCGTAGTTCAAAATGTTGGCTTAGTACATGGTGGACTTAATCTTTATAACAATGGTTTTTCTGCGGGTATAGTAGCTGGATTCTTATTACCAATTTTTAATATGATTACAGACAATAAAAATTTAAGAAAGATAAATACTCAAAAAAGACATATGAAATTTTTAAAAGCTGTTCAAAACACTATCGAGAAAAAACTCGAAGAAGAACAAAAGAAAGAGGAGGAAATATAA
- a CDS encoding NUDIX hydrolase codes for MKVLDIKELNFLKVGVDIDPLTNHKLEYLEKQNAISALLLNHSETKILLVNQYRAGVHNFIYEVPAGIIEVGESPLSTLEREIREETGYSKEDYDIIYDSKTGFLVSPGYTSEKIYTYIIKLKSDDILPKELILDETEALETRWFPIEDVPKLTLDMKTIFSLNLYKIMNKLSR; via the coding sequence ATGAAAGTACTTGATATAAAAGAATTAAACTTTTTAAAAGTAGGTGTAGATATAGACCCGTTAACAAATCATAAATTAGAATATTTAGAAAAACAAAATGCAATCTCTGCTCTTCTTTTAAATCATTCTGAAACTAAAATATTATTAGTTAATCAGTATAGAGCAGGTGTGCACAATTTTATCTATGAAGTTCCAGCTGGAATTATCGAAGTAGGGGAAAGTCCTCTTTCTACACTTGAAAGAGAAATTAGAGAAGAAACTGGATATTCTAAAGAAGATTATGATATTATTTATGATTCAAAAACTGGTTTTTTAGTTTCTCCAGGATATACTTCTGAAAAAATCTATACTTATATAATTAAACTTAAATCTGATGACATATTACCAAAAGAATTAATATTAGATGAAACAGAAGCTTTAGAGACAAGATGGTTTCCTATTGAAGATGTACCTAAACTTACTCTTGATATGAAAACTATATTTTCTTTAAATCTTTATAAAATAATGAACAAACTCTCTCGATAG